From Desmodus rotundus isolate HL8 chromosome 10, HLdesRot8A.1, whole genome shotgun sequence, one genomic window encodes:
- the BCL2A1 gene encoding bcl-2-related protein A1 — MTDCDFGYVQELAQGYLEHVLQAAPPGAQPSRVAGLLRDVASAVQQEVERSLQPCLAGLDVQSVDAARTLFRAVMQMEFEDGVVNWGRIVTVFAFEGILVKKLLGERRAADEDVEAFREISHEVAEFITKHTGEWIRQNGGWENGFIQKFEPKSHRLTFLEVIGKVCKMFSLLKHYY; from the exons ATGACCGACTGCGACTTTGGCTATGTGCAGGAGCTGGCGCAGGGCTACCTGGAGCACGTCCTGCAGGCAGCCCCGCCAGGCGCCCAGCCCAGCAGGGTCGCTGGGCTGCTGCGGGACGTGGCCTCCGCGGTGCAGCAGGAGGTGGAGAGGAGCCTGCAGCCGTGCCTGGCCGGCCTGGACGTGCAGTCGGTGGACGCTGCCCGCACGCTGTTCCGTGCCGTCATGCAGATGGAGTTCGAGGACGGCGTGGTCAACTGGGGCCGCATCGTGACCGTGTTCGCCTTCGAAGGGATTCTCGTCAAGAAGCTGCTCGGAGAGCGGAGGGCTGCGGATGAGGACGTGGAAGCTTTCCGGGAGATCTCCCACGAAGTGGCCGAGTTCATCACGAAACACACAGGAGAATGGATACGGCAGAACGGAGGCTGG GAAAATGGCTTCATACAGAAGTTTGAACCCAAATCTCATCGGCTGACTTTTCTGGAAGTGATAGGAAAGGTCTGCAAAATGTTCTCGCTCCTGAAGCACTACTACTAA
- the MTHFS gene encoding 5-formyltetrahydrofolate cyclo-ligase, whose amino-acid sequence MAAAAVSGAKRSLRAELKQRLRAISAEERLRQSRLLTQKVIAHSQYQKSERIAVFLSLQDEIETEEIIKDIFRQGKTCFIPRYQFQSNHLDMVKLASPEEISSLPKTSWNIHQPGEDEVREEALSTGGLDLIFMPGLGFDKEGNRLGRGKGYYDAYLKRCAQQHAKPYTMALAFKEQICLQVPVEEHDVKVDEVLYEDASVS is encoded by the exons ATGGCGGCGGCAGCTGTGAGTGGCGCCAAGCGGAGCCTACGGGCCGAGCTGAAGCAGCGCCTGCGGGCCATCAGCGCCGAGGAGCGGCTGCGCCAGTCCCGCCTCCTGACCCAGAAG GTGATCGCCCACAGTCAGTATCAGAAGTCCGAAAGGATCGCCGTCTTTCTGAGCTTGCAGGATGAAATAGAGACAGAAGAGATCATTAAGGACATTTTCCGACAGGGTAAAACCTGCTTTATCCCACGGTACCAGTTCCAGAGCAATCACCTGGATATGGTAAAATTAGCATCGCCGGAAGAAATTTCTTCACTTCCCAAAACATCCTGGAATATTCATCAGCCTGGAGAGGATGAGGTTCGAGAGGAGGCCTTGTCAACAG GGGGACTGGACCTCATCTTCATGCCGGGTCTCGGGTTTGACAAGGAAGGCAACCGGCTGGGACGGGGCAAGGGCTACTACGATGCCTACCTGAAGCGCTGTGCACAGCAGCATGCAAAGCCCTATACCATGGCCTTGGCTTTCAAGGAGCAGATCTGCCTGCAGGTCCCAGTGGAAGAACATGACGTGAAGGTAGACGAAGTACTTTATGAAGATGCCTCAGTATCCTAA